A genomic window from Montipora capricornis isolate CH-2021 chromosome 8, ASM3666992v2, whole genome shotgun sequence includes:
- the LOC138014091 gene encoding uncharacterized protein: MGSPVSPVVANLCMDAIEEMAINTTPVPPKVWKRYVDDSFCIIKRNAVDSFHNTLNSIDQHISFTIEEENNNQIAFLDALVTCKDNDLIIEVYRKPTHTDRYLDFFSHHDKRHKTSTAETLLHRATNLPSTKQGKEKELIHVIDALRSNNYPKNVISNILKKKSSTQRTNPIPTPEELMFATQGSWENIPDHVKPNTKDLLTLLMKSKADSTVKRYTKEIVKFSRWRNLSSIQLSPASFLGFDCNCLPS; this comes from the exons ATGGGCAGCCCCGTCAGTCCCGTGGTTGCCAATTTATGTATGGACGCAATCGAGGAGATGGCCATTAACACAACTCCCGTTCCACCTAAAGTATGGAAACGATATGTTGACGATAGTTTCTGTATCATTAAAAGAAACGCCGTTGACTCTTTCCATAACACACTCAACAGTATcgatcaacacatctcctttactatcgaagaagaaaacaataatcAGATCGCCTTTCTGGACGCTTTGGTTACTTGCAAGGATAATGATCTCATTATTGAGGTTTACCGTAAACCAACCCACACTGATAGGTATCTAGATTTCTTCTCCCATCATGACAAACGACACAAGACCAGTACAGCTGAGACTTTGTTACATCGCGCAACTAATCTCCCgagcacaaaacaaggaaaagagaaagaacttaTTCATGTCATCGACGCTCTACGATCTAACAATTACCCCAAAAATGTTATCTCTAACattctaaagaagaaatcttctaCTCAGCGAACAAATCCCATCCCAACACCTGAGGaactt aTGTTTGCCACTCAAGGTTCTTGGGAAAACATCCCCGACCACGTTAAACCAAACACCAAAGATCTCCTGACCTTGTTAATGAAGTCTAAGGCAGATTCTACAGTCAAAAGATATAcaaaagaaattgtcaagttttcaagatggcgtAATTTGTCTAGTATTCAGCTGTCGCCGGCCTCCTTTCTCGGTTTCGATTGTAATTGCTTACCTTCATAA
- the LOC138059381 gene encoding uncharacterized protein, protein MIVMNVAALFLALATTVCAYPGVPSKIGDLIDKWAPLVKLAKNERWKPSSVEYFLRQTKMEGCSSQPNPTALTAYNLQRCNRNSYLITKQSISCPSCRDPTVFRGQDPSDVPVYVIYREQNNFLDIAYWLFFPYNRGKQACIGRFVWGRCVGGYSTFGHHVGDWEKVIVRFRKVNTDYQIYSIYLATHNQEITNKHVGEFLWQGGKFKKGSKTLVMYGGTHAIVYSAAGSHGIWPNTGEHKYTKIPVTGQWLRDECSSGTSWHTWNKLKPVRYDPNGRYRGEFTFLRFQGHWGNRKRGCNGVIEDIIKTCILNGGPRGPSRFPDFG, encoded by the coding sequence ATGATAGTCATGAACGTTGCTGCTCTTTTCCTTGCACTGGCTACAACCGTCTGTGCCTACCCAGGCGTACCGAGCAAGATAGGTGACCTGATTGACAAATGGGCTCCGTTGGTAAAGCTTGCCAAGAATGAACGTTGGAAACCATCAAGTGTTGAGTACTTCTTGAGACAAACTAAGATGGAAGGGTGCAGTAGCCAACCAAACCCCACGGCCTTAACGGCCTACAACCTCCAGAGATGTAATAGAAACAGTTACCTCATCACCAAACAGAGCATTAGCTGCCCTTCCTGCAGGGACCCAACTGTGTTTCGTGGTCAAGATCCGAGTGACGTGCCAGTGTACGTCATCTATCGAGAGCAAAACAATTTCTTGGATATCGCGTACTGGTTGTTCTTTCCGTACAATCGCGGGAAGCAGGCCTGCATTGGGCGCTTTGTGTGGGGTCGTTGCGTTGGAGGGTATTCAACATTTGGACACCATGTTGGAGATTGGGAGAAAGTGATAGTTCGTTTTCGAAAAGTCAACACCGACTACCAGATCTACTCCATCTATCTGGCGACTCACAACCAAGAAATAACTAATAAGCATGTTGGTGAGTTCCTCTGGCAAGGTGGTAAGTTCAAGAAGGGGAGTAAAACACTGGTTATGTATGGCGGTACCCATGCAATAGTCTACAGCGCCGCGGGTTCACATGGAATTTGGCCGAATACTGGAGAACACAAGTACACGAAAATTCCAGTTACTGGGCAGTGGCTGCGGGATGAATGCAGCAGTGGTACAAGTTGGCACACGTGGAATAAATTGAAGCCCGTTCGGTACGATCCTAATGGCCGATACAGGGGCGAGTTTACGTTCCTGAGGTTCCAAGGCCATTGGGGAAACAGAAAGAGAGGTTGCAATGGCGTCATTGAAGATATCATAAAGACATGTATTCTCAACGGCGGTCCAAGAGGTCCTTCCCGCTTCCCTGACTTTGGATAA
- the LOC138014090 gene encoding uncharacterized protein — MERASRHCMKARISICHDQIKEKRRILLETINDLTPLIFENTLMVFQNFLRMRAESVRSSIQLRHDKKLYNLRNEDNCSTHFIDKKNWVVNLSIKPLSSAERSLLEKGPKFAPTPNQIPYKNIVSEIEAAITHLPDEQKDSIRTSTAAILHRARLPLHKNITKEERKALKDLKKDDTRILMKADKGNCFVLDTIDYNNKMNALLNDHNTYELVSKPPFRRIERELNNRLLTLKNQLKICDSTYRKLRSTDTIPPAIRGSIKHHKEGNPLRPIVSSIGSALYNTSKFLTNILAPLQNGNGFSVPNSSKFVDEISNIDIHDDEIMLSFDVVSLFTAIPVKKACDYIIVMNHYTYAQNLTLLI, encoded by the coding sequence ATGGAACGAGCGAGCAGGCACTGCATGAAAGCTAGAATTTCCATCTGCCACGACCAGATTAAAGAAAAACGAAGGATCTTACTTGAGACCATAAATGACTTGACACCTTTGATTTTTGAGAACACCTTAATGGTGTTTCAGAATTTTCTGAGGATGAGAGCAGAATCCGTCCGCAGTAGTATCCAGTTGCGACATGACAAAAAGCTCTATAACTTGAGGAATGAAGATAACTGCTCAACTCATTTTATCGACAAGAAGAATTGGGTAGTCAATCTATCGATAAAACCGCTTTCTTCTGCAGAACGTTCTCTTCTAGAAAAGGGTCCTAAATTTGCCCCAACTCCCAACCAAATCCCGTACAAGAACATTGTCTCGGAAATAGAAGCCGCCATTACCCATCTACCTGATGAACAGAAGGACTCTATACGAACCTCCACTGCCGCGATCTTACATCGAGCCCGATTACCTCTCCACAAGAACATCACAAAAGAGGAAAGGAAAGCTCTCaaggatttaaaaaaagatgacaCCAGGATTTTGATGAAAGcagacaaaggaaattgttttgttttagatacCATTgattacaacaacaaaatgaatgctttattgaatgaccaCAACACCTATGAACTGGTCTCCAAACCTCCTTTCCGAAGAATTGAACGTGAACTGAACAATAGGCTTTTAACACTCAAGAATCAACTAAAAATCTGCGATTCTACGTATCGAAAACTTCGCTCCACTGACACTATACCACCCGCCATCCGTGGATCAATCAAGCACCACAAAGAAGGCAACCCACTCAGACCCATTGTTTCATCTATTGGTTCAGCGCTCTATAACACTTCAAAGTTTCTAACCAACATCTTGGCACCTCTCCAAAATGGCAATGGTTTCTCAGTCCCTAATTCCTCCAAATTTGTCGATGAAATCTCCAACATTGACATACACGACGACGAAATTATGCTGTCCTTTGATGTGGTATCGCTCTTCACAGCCATTCCTGTCAAGAAAGCCTGTGATTACATAATTGTGATGAATCACTACACTTACGCACAAAACTTGACACTACTGATATAA